Proteins encoded by one window of Hippoglossus hippoglossus isolate fHipHip1 chromosome 15, fHipHip1.pri, whole genome shotgun sequence:
- the LOC117775431 gene encoding gastrula zinc finger protein XlCGF67.1-like, with protein sequence MIPANQASAAASPDGPTFSKLCYLSVHRRVHLKDKPFKCPTCEKGFTTRRSVHVHQLSVHKGLKPFTCSLCRKTFSQQSGLRAHLRTHTGERPYACEQCGNRFSSRSSLTVHQLIHTGEKAFSCDTCGKSFSFSANLRRHRLVHSGLRAFTCDVCNRSFTQAGHLKVHRAVHSPEWAFICNACGKGFRTTQCAAAT encoded by the exons ATGATCCCAGCCAATCAGgcgtctgcagcagcttctccagacGGACCAACCT TCTCCAAACTCTGTTACCTGTCCGTTCATCGGAGAGTCCACCTAAAGGACAAACCCTTTAAATGTCCCACCTGTGAGAAAGGTTTCACCACGCGCCGCAGCGTCCATGTGCACCAGCTGAGCGTGCACAAAGGACTGAAGCCGTTCACCTGCAGCCTCTGCAGGAAGACGTTCAGCCAGCAGAGCGGCCTCAGAGCTCACCTGAGGACGCACACAGGTGAGCGGCCGTACGCCTGCGAGCAGTGTGGGAACAGGTTCTCCAGCAGGAGCAGCCTGACAGTTCACCAGCTGATCCACACCGGCGAGAAGGCCTTCAGCTGCGACACCTGCGGTAAGAGCTTCAGTTTCTCAGCCAACCTGCGCCGCCACCGGCTCGTCCACTCGGGCCTCCGGGCCTTCACCTGTGACGTGTGCAACCGCAGCTTCACGCAGGCCGGACATCTGAAGGTGCACCGCGCCGTGCACAGCCCTGAGTGGGCGTTTATCTGCAACGCCTGTGGGAAGGGCTTCAGGACAACGCAGTGCGCTGCTGCTACATGA